A single window of Nicotiana tomentosiformis chromosome 1, ASM39032v3, whole genome shotgun sequence DNA harbors:
- the LOC104106974 gene encoding putative calcium-transporting ATPase 13, plasma membrane-type codes for MALHSPKHSDAIIFLSNDSSLGKLKPQKRLQLVFRAIYFVAFLTKKKIGRHTLILSQLLRNPSIVIEIESINDHKEEELFHGINKEALAKLVREKDFNGLLQFGGVRQIEEILGSDQKSGLRMNENDLQQRKKTFGSNIYEKPPAKSFLSFVLEAFKDTTIIILLVCAVFSLGFGIKQHGPKEGWYDGGSIIVAVVLVLAVSSISNFKQSRQFMKLSDESKDIKVEVVRDGRRQEVSIFEIVVGDVVCLKIGDQIAADGLFLDGHSLQVDESSMTGESDHVQINKTQNPFLVCGTKVMDGYGHMLVTSVGTNNAWGQMMSNITDDKNEETPLQHRLNKLTKYIGSVGLLVAFLVLLTLLIRYFTGHSEDDNGHQEFIGSKTKAGDIMNSLVRIIAAAVTIIVVAIPEGLPLAVTLTLAYSMRRMMLDHAMVRKLSACETMGSATTICTDKTGTLTLNQMQVTEFCLGTDMIMTTSQIAPEVLELLQEAAGLNTTGEVYTTPSGPPEISGGPTEKAILSWAMTSLLVNFNELNREHRIAHVEVFNSQKKRSGLLVIKNSTGKVYTHWKGAAEMILAMCSTYYVKGGIIAPIDHEERKELELKIKYMASKSLRCIAFACKESNPQSQILEETELTLLGLVGLKDPCRPGVKEAVESCRAAGVSIKMITGDNVFTAKSIAFECGILQPGEDLNIAVIEGSTFRNYSQEERMEIVERIRVMARSSPFDKLLMVECLKQKGHVVAVTGDGTNDAPALKAADVGLSMGIQGTEVAKESSDIVILDDNFDTVVTVLKWGRCVYNNIQKFIQFQLTVNVAALVINFVAAASSGEVPLTAVQLLWVNLIMDTLGALALATERPSNEQMNKKPVGRTEPLITAVMWRNIIAQALYQVTVLLILQFKGRAIFHVNKKVKDTLIFNTFVFCQIFNEFNARKLEKKNIFHGILKNRLFIGIVGMTILLQVIMVEFLRRFANTERLNWRQWAVCMGISSLSWPIGWIMKCIPVSNK; via the exons ATGGCTCTCCACTCACCCAAACACAGTGATGCCATAATATTTCTAAGCAATGACAGTTCCCTGGGGAAATTAAAACCCCAGAAGAGGTTGCAGTTGGTTTTTAGAGCCATATATTTTGTGGCTTTCTTGACCAAGAAAAAGATTGGTAGACACACATTAATCCTTTCTCAGTTGTTGCGCAATCCATCTATCGTTATCGAAATTGAAAGCATCAATGATCATAAGGAAGAAGAACTCTTTCATGGCATCAACAAGGAAGCACTTGCCAAGTTGGTCAGAGAGAAAGACTTCAATGGCCTCCTCCAATTTGGAGGGGTGCGGCAAATCGAAGAAATTCTTGGATCAGACCAGAAGTCAGGTTTAAGAATGAACGAGAATGACCTACAACAAAGAAAGAAAACTTTCGGCTCCAACATTTATGAGAAGCCACCAGCCAAGAGTTTCTTGAGTTTTGTACTTGAAGCTTTCAAAGACACAACCATTATCATCCTTCTGGTATGTGCTGTTTTCTCCCTCGGCTTTGGAATTAAACAGCACGGACCCAAGGAAGGATGGTATGATGGCGGAAGCATCATCGTTGCGGTTGTTCTTGTCCTTGCAGTTTCTTCCATCAGCAACTTCAAACAAAGCAGGCAATTTATGAAGCTCTCGGATGAAAGCAAAGATATAAAAGTGGAAGTAGTGAGAGACGGACGCAGACAGGAAGTATCAATCTTTGAAATAGTTGTTGGTGATGTTGTCTGTCTTAAAATTGGCGATCAAATTGCAGCAGATGGACTCTTCTTGGATGGCCACTCGCTGCAAGTAGACGAGTCCAGCATGACAG GTGAAAGTGACCACGTTCAAATAAACAAGACACAGAATCCCTTTCTGGTCTGCGGAACAAAGGTAATGGACGGATATGGACACATGCTTGTCACATCAGTGGGTACAAATAATGCATGGGGTCAGATGATGAGCAATATAACAGATGACAAGAATGAGGAAACCCCACTGCAACATCGGCTAAACAAGCTTACCAAGTATATTGGGAGCGTTGGTCTATTGGTGGCTTTTCTTGTTCTACTCACTCTATTGATCCGTTATTTCACAGGACATAGCGAAGATGACAATGGTCATCAGGAGTTCATAGGAAGCAAAACCAAAGCAGGTGATATCATGAATTCTTTGGTTCGCATAATTGCTGCAGCAGTAACCATCATAGTGGTTGCAATTCCAGAAGGTCTGCCATTGGCTGTCACGTTAACTTTGGCATATTCTATGAGAAGAATGATGCTGGATCATGCGATGGTCCGTAAGCTATCTGCATGTGAGACAATGGGATCAGCAACTACCATCTGCACAGACAAAACCGGCACTCTCACCTTAAACCAGATGCAG GTAACTGAATTTTGCTTAGGAACAGATATGATTATGACGACATCACAGATAGCACCTGAAGTTCTTGAATTGCTACAAGAGGCTGCTGGTTTGAATACTACAGGTGAAGTTTACACGACACCTTCTGGTCCTCCAGAAATCTCTGGTGGCCCAACTGAGAAAGCGATTCTATCATGGGCCATGACCAGTTTACTAGTGAACTTTAATGAATTAAATCGAGAGCATCGAATCGCCCATGTTGAAgttttcaattcacaaaagaaaAGAAGTGGGCTATTGGTAATAAAAAATAGTACAGGGAAAGTTTATACACATTGGAAGGGTGCTGCAGAGATGATTCTAGCTATGTGCTCCACTTATTATGTCAAAGGTGGAATAATTGCACCTATAGATCATGAAGAAAGAAAAGAACTTGAGTTGAAGATCAAATATATGGCAAGCAAGAGCTTGCGATGTATTGCATTTGCTTGCAAAGAAAGCAATCCACAAAGTCAAATTCTTGAAGAAACCGAACTAACCTTATTGGGTCTGGTGGGTCTAAAGGACCCATGTAGGCCTGGCGTAAAAGAGGCAGTAGAATCCTGCAGGGCTGCTGGTGTTAGCATTAAAATGATTACTGGGGACAATGTGTTCACAGCCAAATCAATAGCTTTTGAATGTGGAATTCTCCAACCAGGTGAAGACTTGAATATTGCAGTAATTGAAGGATCGACATTCAGGAATTACTCACAAGAAGAGAGAATGGAGATTGTTGAAAGAATACGCGTGATGGCAAGATCATCACCGTTTGACAAGCTTTTGATGGTTGAATGCTTGAAGCAGAAAGGCCATGTTGTAGCAGTAACAGGTGATGGAACAAATGATGCTCCTGCGTTAAAAGCAGCAGACGTTGGACTTTCCATGGGAATCCAAGGCACAGAAGTCGCAAAGGAGAGCTCCGATATAGTTATCTTGGACGACAATTTCGATACAGTGGTCACGGTCTTGAAGTGGGGTAGGTGCGTATATAATAACATTCAAAAGTTTATTCAGTTTCAGCTCACAGTAAATGTTGCTGCTCTTGTTATTAACTTTGTTGCTGCTGCATCATCTGGAGAAGTCCCTCTAACTGCAGTCCAACTTCTATGGGTTAATCTCATAATGGATACTCTTGGGGCCTTAGCTTTGGCAACTGAGCGACCCAGTAATGAACAAATGAACAAGAAACCAGTTGGGCGAACTGAACCTTTGATAACTGCTGTGATGTGGAGGAATATCATTGCTCAAGCCTTATACCAGGTAACAGTGCTATTGATCCTGCAGTTCAAAGGAAGAGCCATCTTTCATGTGAATAAGAAGGTAAAAGACACCTTGATCTTCAACACTTTCGTCTTCTGTCAAATCTTCAATGAGTTCAATGCCAGGAAGTTGGAGAAGAAAAACATATTCCATGGAATACTGAAGAACAGACTGTTTATTGGGATAGTGGGAATGACAATACTTCTCCAGGTAATTATGGTTGAATTCCTGAGGAGGTTTGCCAATACTGAAAGGCTGAACTGGAGGCAATGGGCCGTATGCATGGGTATTTCTTCACTTTCATGGCCTATTGGTTGGATTATGAAGTGCATTCCTGTATCCAACAAGTGA